A genomic stretch from Malus domestica chromosome 15, GDT2T_hap1 includes:
- the LOC139191692 gene encoding uncharacterized protein gives MVANTSERIVPLQENPVFTEMLLEKTFSTFHASNMNNELLMKNHNSRPTGSAPFPEVNVASLERNTISSRGNNYKRGRGHKQGRWKGKSKNHGVQFHNQVPRYNPGPSFKNTNRQKGKAHVNTPRSHEGGCHRCGGNGHWARTCRTPKHLVELYQASFKEKGVEINFLNQAKPMETPDPVTNLSGQLNTTHLDATDFINERGNEVYGSD, from the exons atggttgccaacacgagtgaaagaatagtacctctacag gaaaaTCCCGTGTTCACAGAGATGTtattggaaaagactttcagcacattccaCGCCTCTAACATG AACAATGAGCTTCtcatgaaaaaccataattcccgacctactggatcagcaccgttcccagaagtgaatgttgCTTCCCTTGAAAGGAATACCATATCCTCCCgtggcaataattacaaacgaggacgtggccacaagcAAGGTCGGTGGAAAGGGAAaagcaagaaccatggtgtccagtttcacaaccaggttccaaggtATAATCCAGGCCCGAGCTTTAAAAATACCAATCGCCAGAAAGGAAAAGCTCATGTGAACACTCCTAGAAGTCATGAAGGAggttgccataggtgtggtggaaacggacattgggcgcgtacttgtcgcaccccaaagcatctggtggaactatatcaagcctccttcaaggaaaagggtgtcgagatcaatttccttaaccaggctaaaccaatggaAACCCCTGATCCAGTGACCAATTTATCAGGACAGTTAAACACAACCCACCTGGATGCTACAGACTTTATTaatgaaagagggaatgaagtttatgggtccgattga